From Cetobacterium ceti, one genomic window encodes:
- a CDS encoding type IV secretion system protein, with protein MDFTLIIKHFQDINGVMIRNLTDTSIHMIYYMIMIDITLTFLFVEEEGMNIFIKLIKKILLYGFFIYIIKNFPEIVDKILHGFIQLGNLATSTAGGIPSKELLVSPGEMFMDLLGTITSLLALSSPVVALDAIPAVSIESIPTAVLIFVFLLAIGALFIGIEITIIFIKFFIVTGVAIILMPFGAFQKTQDIAIKGLHALFAQGTEIMFVTIILNFYRKYKLEVFFLPEPSENIQLLGLIENFGIMLLFCLMVTKIPTFVSTLLSGSISSLGLTNSRTTQNLARYAGAAAKTVNFGNTMSSYAQNTGGVNNAKGIEHSTHNNIGYK; from the coding sequence ATGGATTTTACATTAATTATCAAACATTTTCAAGATATTAATGGAGTTATGATTAGAAACTTAACAGATACATCTATTCATATGATTTATTATATGATTATGATAGATATAACTTTAACCTTTCTTTTTGTAGAAGAAGAAGGCATGAATATTTTTATAAAATTAATAAAAAAAATACTTTTATATGGATTCTTTATATATATAATAAAAAATTTCCCAGAAATTGTAGATAAGATATTACATGGATTTATTCAGTTAGGAAATTTAGCAACAAGTACTGCGGGAGGGATTCCTTCAAAAGAATTACTTGTGTCTCCAGGCGAAATGTTTATGGATTTGCTTGGAACTATAACAAGTTTATTAGCTCTGTCAAGTCCTGTTGTAGCTCTTGACGCAATTCCTGCCGTATCAATAGAAAGTATACCTACAGCAGTATTGATATTTGTATTTTTATTAGCAATAGGAGCTTTGTTCATAGGAATAGAAATAACTATAATTTTTATAAAATTTTTTATAGTAACAGGAGTTGCTATAATATTAATGCCTTTTGGAGCTTTTCAAAAAACACAAGATATTGCAATTAAAGGATTACATGCTCTATTTGCCCAAGGAACAGAAATTATGTTTGTTACAATAATTCTAAATTTTTATCGAAAATATAAACTAGAAGTTTTTTTTCTACCAGAACCTTCAGAAAATATTCAATTACTTGGATTAATAGAGAACTTTGGTATTATGCTTCTTTTTTGTTTAATGGTTACAAAAATTCCTACTTTTGTTTCTACTTTATTAAGTGGAAGTATTTCTTCTCTTGGATTAACTAATTCAAGAACAACACAAAATTTGGCAAGATATGCTGGAGCAGCAGCTAAAACAGTTAATTTTGGGAATACTATGAGTAGTTATGCTCAAAATACAGGTGGTGTGAATAATGCTAAAGGAATCGAACATTCAACTCATAACAATATTGGTTATAAATAA
- a CDS encoding S26 family signal peptidase → MLKESNIQLITILVINKLKSYLLLLFVIFSLTFIAKINFFNNYTYNISSSVPKGIYKLGNIDTSLEKNQMVYIKIPDNAKDIIWNREYLPKSVDFLIKYIKAVPNDKIEVKNNKLYINNQFQGNIKKTDSEGNVLPSELPQKYILKKDEYILLGSDDNSYDSRYFGIVKKNKILKKATYTGYSLKGVRK, encoded by the coding sequence ATGCTAAAGGAATCGAACATTCAACTCATAACAATATTGGTTATAAATAAACTAAAATCTTATTTATTGTTATTATTTGTAATCTTTAGTTTAACCTTCATAGCAAAGATAAACTTTTTTAATAATTATACTTATAATATTTCCTCATCTGTACCAAAAGGGATTTATAAATTAGGAAATATTGATACTTCATTAGAAAAAAATCAAATGGTATATATCAAAATCCCAGATAATGCTAAAGATATTATTTGGAATAGAGAATATTTACCTAAAAGTGTAGATTTTTTAATCAAATACATTAAAGCAGTTCCCAACGATAAAATTGAAGTTAAAAATAACAAACTATATATTAATAATCAATTTCAAGGAAATATAAAAAAAACAGATTCAGAAGGAAATGTACTTCCTTCTGAACTGCCTCAAAAGTATATCTTAAAAAAAGATGAATATATACTACTTGGATCAGATGATAATAGTTATGATTCTAGGTATTTTGGAATTGTGAAAAAAAATAAGATTTTAAAAAAAGCTACTTATACTGGTTACAGTCTAAAAGGAGTGCGAAAATGA